Proteins encoded within one genomic window of Candidatus Berkiella cookevillensis:
- a CDS encoding zinc ABC transporter substrate-binding protein encodes MRTTKKLLILLSILLCLPLNIANATAPKIVVSIKPIHSITTHITEGITEPTLLLPDGASPHTFLLKPSHRKLIQEADLLIWVGENCETHLEKIIAQNKSKALTLMSYPTLKILTLRKDRDFSLIHNPIPQPKHRHEHEHEHAHEHHDHSHASNEDAHIWLSVENAKLITTAILERLIQLDPAHEKEYRHNAEQYQKQLDTLKETLAQRFAQTKPAPFLVFHDAYQYFETEFGISSIGSILINPHVPLTARALSHIQSLIEKYHVHCIYYEPEYSYQALKPILSKQGLQLLELDHLGVRQAKGLGCYEKMMLALSTQLIACKNSHS; translated from the coding sequence ATGCGCACCACAAAAAAGTTACTCATATTACTTTCCATATTGCTTTGCTTGCCTCTAAACATTGCAAATGCAACAGCGCCCAAGATTGTTGTTAGCATTAAACCCATACACAGCATAACGACACACATTACTGAAGGCATTACAGAGCCCACTCTCTTATTACCCGATGGCGCTTCGCCTCACACCTTCTTACTCAAACCTTCTCATCGTAAATTAATCCAAGAAGCCGATTTATTGATTTGGGTAGGTGAAAACTGCGAAACACATTTAGAAAAAATCATTGCACAAAATAAGAGCAAAGCACTCACGCTTATGTCTTACCCAACCTTAAAGATATTAACGCTCAGAAAAGATCGCGATTTTTCTTTGATTCACAACCCAATACCCCAACCCAAACATAGACATGAACACGAGCACGAGCACGCGCATGAACATCATGATCACAGCCATGCAAGCAATGAAGACGCCCATATATGGCTCAGTGTTGAAAATGCCAAGCTTATTACCACTGCTATCTTAGAGCGCTTAATACAGCTCGATCCCGCACACGAAAAAGAATATCGTCACAATGCGGAACAATACCAAAAACAACTTGATACACTCAAAGAAACCTTGGCACAACGCTTCGCTCAAACAAAGCCCGCACCTTTTTTAGTTTTTCATGATGCCTACCAATATTTTGAAACAGAATTTGGGATATCCAGCATTGGTAGTATTCTCATTAACCCGCATGTGCCACTTACAGCACGTGCTTTAAGCCATATTCAATCCTTAATTGAAAAATACCATGTACATTGTATCTACTACGAGCCAGAATATAGCTATCAAGCTTTAAAGCCTATTTTAAGCAAACAAGGATTACAGCTGCTTGAACTGGATCATCTGGGCGTAAGACAAGCCAAAGGATTAGGATGCTATGAGAAAATGATGCTGGCACTCTCAACGCAATTAATCGCCTGTAAAAACTCCCATTCTTAG
- a CDS encoding ATP-binding cassette domain-containing protein yields the protein MVQKSQRNIISIEGLGLSLGGKQILQNISFALAAGEIVSLIGPNGAGKSSLVKCIVGLLPPTTGTIHRHQPLRMGYMPQSLKLDPSLPISVKRFLTLGQSKVNIDPVLAEVGVQSVVNTQLTALSGGEWQRVLLARALLRQPNFLVLDEPAQGVDLVGQDELYQLIAQIRDRYHCAVLLVSHDLNLVMAKTDKVLCLNQHICCFGTPQTVGQDPSFLKLFGKVPEVALYAHKHDHQHDVHGEVVCRQGHKHDE from the coding sequence ATGGTTCAAAAATCACAAAGAAATATCATTTCTATTGAAGGTCTAGGGCTTTCTTTGGGTGGGAAACAGATCTTACAAAATATTAGTTTTGCTCTTGCTGCGGGTGAAATTGTTTCTTTAATTGGTCCAAATGGAGCGGGAAAATCAAGTTTAGTAAAGTGCATTGTGGGGCTTTTGCCGCCTACCACAGGCACGATTCATCGGCATCAGCCACTTAGAATGGGATATATGCCTCAATCACTTAAATTAGATCCCTCTTTGCCCATTTCTGTAAAGCGCTTTTTAACCTTAGGGCAATCTAAGGTAAATATTGATCCTGTTTTAGCAGAAGTGGGGGTTCAATCTGTTGTGAATACACAATTAACCGCGCTTTCAGGAGGGGAATGGCAACGCGTTTTATTGGCACGAGCCTTATTACGTCAACCTAATTTCTTGGTATTGGATGAGCCTGCACAAGGCGTAGATTTGGTTGGGCAAGATGAGCTTTATCAATTGATCGCGCAGATTCGCGATCGTTATCATTGCGCGGTGTTATTAGTCTCGCATGATTTAAATTTGGTGATGGCTAAAACCGATAAAGTACTTTGTTTGAATCAACATATCTGTTGCTTTGGCACACCTCAAACGGTGGGTCAAGATCCTTCCTTTCTTAAATTATTTGGTAAAGTACCTGAAGTCGCCTTGTATGCACATAAGCATGATCATCAACATGATGTGCATGGTGAGGTGGTTTGTAGGCAAGGACATAAACATGATGAATGA
- a CDS encoding metal ABC transporter permease has protein sequence MMNEWASLLQQDYLWRALFAGLGLSLASGPLGVFVIWKRMAFFGDTLAHSGLLGITLALAFELDLTFGVGLVAVAIAFLLFYLKNKLVFSHDAILGILSPAILAIGLICLSFFKNINMDVLGFLVGDILAISWQEVVIIYVTVCVSLCILCRIWSSLLRITIDRELAHVEGVATQRIEMLFILLLALIVAIAVKLVGVLLISALLIIPAATARFFANTPEKMAFLSCLFGMLATLLGIAIAFVIDLPVGPAIVVALLGVFVMLSVVYKLSN, from the coding sequence ATGATGAATGAGTGGGCTTCTTTATTGCAACAAGATTATTTATGGCGTGCTTTATTCGCAGGCTTAGGATTGAGCTTGGCAAGCGGGCCTTTGGGCGTATTTGTTATTTGGAAGCGTATGGCTTTTTTTGGTGACACGCTTGCGCATTCCGGTTTATTAGGGATTACCCTTGCGCTTGCATTTGAGCTTGATTTAACCTTTGGCGTTGGGCTTGTTGCTGTCGCTATCGCCTTTTTACTATTTTATTTGAAGAATAAATTGGTATTTTCTCATGATGCCATTTTAGGCATCTTGTCCCCCGCTATCTTGGCCATTGGGCTTATCTGTTTGAGTTTTTTCAAAAATATTAACATGGATGTCCTTGGGTTCTTAGTAGGTGATATTTTAGCCATTAGTTGGCAAGAAGTTGTGATCATCTATGTCACCGTGTGTGTATCATTATGCATATTGTGTCGTATTTGGTCATCTTTGCTGAGAATCACCATTGATAGAGAGCTCGCGCACGTTGAAGGGGTCGCAACTCAGAGAATAGAAATGCTGTTTATTCTGCTTTTAGCATTGATTGTTGCCATTGCTGTTAAATTGGTGGGGGTGCTCTTAATTTCTGCTTTGTTGATTATTCCGGCTGCGACAGCGAGGTTCTTTGCAAATACGCCAGAAAAAATGGCTTTTCTGTCTTGTCTATTTGGCATGTTAGCAACGCTACTTGGCATAGCAATAGCTTTTGTGATTGATTTGCCTGTTGGTCCTGCAATTGTGGTTGCGCTATTAGGCGTTTTTGTCATGCTATCTGTTGTTTATAAGTTGAGCAACTAA
- a CDS encoding synaptobrevin family protein: protein MTDPTIKPLTADDIKIQDMTETIDRTKRIMVDNIDQLLQRGEKLEQLLDKTAQTEEKAQIFTQQARQIQIKARFENIAMTAAMIGFILGGFYGLSAGIGLPMVAICGGIGGVVFYSVVWMFSGAIQSILKLPFFNLGFSPNIEKIEDESISVTKNFHPSLDYVKPNLIYSNKHTVRCQLPAVSQAIDLEAQSMKKLTSRL from the coding sequence ATGACCGATCCTACAATAAAACCACTCACAGCAGATGATATTAAAATCCAAGATATGACAGAGACGATTGATAGAACGAAAAGAATTATGGTTGATAATATTGATCAGTTGTTACAACGAGGTGAAAAATTAGAGCAACTGCTTGATAAAACGGCTCAAACAGAAGAGAAAGCACAAATTTTTACACAACAAGCGAGACAAATACAAATTAAAGCACGATTTGAAAACATTGCTATGACAGCAGCAATGATTGGCTTTATTCTGGGTGGTTTTTATGGTCTGAGCGCAGGCATTGGTTTGCCAATGGTGGCTATTTGTGGGGGTATTGGTGGCGTTGTTTTTTATAGTGTTGTGTGGATGTTTTCAGGCGCTATTCAAAGTATATTGAAATTACCTTTTTTTAATTTAGGCTTTAGTCCAAATATTGAAAAAATAGAGGATGAGTCTATTTCTGTAACAAAAAATTTTCATCCAAGTTTGGATTATGTTAAACCAAATCTCATATATAGCAATAAGCATACCGTAAGGTGTCAATTGCCTGCTGTGAGTCAAGCAATTGACCTTGAAGCTCAAAGCATGAAGAAGCTAACTTCTAGGCTTTGA
- a CDS encoding glucose 1-dehydrogenase: MAEQEMKNRVIFITGGNSGIGLETALRFAEEGAHIAIFSRREKQNMIARNQIIPYGVECLTFSGNVTREGEVKLAIQKTVDKLGRLDYAFNNAGLEQFPTPIFQQSEKEFQTIMDVNLKGVWLCMKHELPYIVQSGGGVIVNNASVTGIVATDMVAAFVAAKHGVVGLSKAAALEYIAANVRVNAICPAGVETPMLDRLLVKNPDARKEIDAYHPIGRCATAREIAEAVYWLCSPKSSFITGHALVIDGGASIR; encoded by the coding sequence ATGGCCGAACAAGAAATGAAAAATCGTGTCATTTTTATCACTGGTGGTAATTCAGGCATCGGTTTGGAAACTGCTTTGCGTTTTGCAGAGGAGGGTGCGCATATTGCAATTTTTTCCAGACGAGAAAAACAAAATATGATTGCGCGTAATCAAATCATACCCTATGGGGTAGAATGTTTAACTTTTAGTGGTAATGTAACGAGAGAAGGTGAAGTAAAACTAGCTATTCAAAAAACCGTTGATAAGTTAGGACGTTTAGATTATGCCTTTAATAATGCGGGCTTAGAACAATTTCCCACTCCTATTTTTCAGCAATCAGAAAAAGAATTTCAAACCATTATGGATGTAAACTTAAAAGGTGTTTGGTTGTGCATGAAGCATGAGCTACCTTATATTGTGCAATCCGGTGGTGGTGTTATTGTCAATAATGCATCAGTGACAGGTATTGTTGCGACGGATATGGTTGCCGCTTTTGTTGCTGCCAAGCATGGTGTTGTGGGCTTGAGCAAAGCGGCTGCTTTGGAATATATTGCTGCCAATGTGAGAGTGAATGCAATATGCCCAGCGGGCGTTGAAACTCCTATGTTGGATAGACTCTTGGTAAAAAATCCTGATGCTAGAAAAGAGATCGATGCTTATCATCCCATAGGGCGATGTGCAACAGCGCGTGAAATTGCAGAAGCGGTATATTGGCTCTGTTCGCCTAAGTCGAGCTTTATCACGGGGCATGCTTTGGTGATTGATGGTGGTGCTTCTATCCGCTGA
- a CDS encoding SCO family protein yields MKKHTIFITIVITLAIGIGMWRESHIRHNNKVSTTPKETQLLTGTALPESKALPPFEFIDQDNHAFNNAQLKDHWSFVFFGYTQCPEQCPRILGALNNVSQRVGPNPMVQYLFVSITPEIDTPEKLKTFFAQDQFKLTRFIGLTGENKNIVALANQLGIYIADETGINIEHIGHSGTILLVNPKGELSALFTTAENPHRIAHDFKDLMSVYARS; encoded by the coding sequence ATGAAGAAACATACTATTTTCATTACCATCGTCATTACACTTGCCATTGGCATTGGTATGTGGCGCGAATCACACATACGCCATAACAATAAAGTATCTACTACGCCCAAAGAAACCCAGCTCCTCACAGGCACGGCCTTACCTGAAAGCAAAGCACTCCCCCCTTTTGAATTTATTGACCAAGATAATCACGCTTTTAACAATGCGCAATTAAAAGATCATTGGAGTTTTGTATTCTTCGGCTATACCCAATGCCCAGAACAATGTCCCAGAATCTTAGGTGCACTCAATAATGTGTCACAACGAGTTGGCCCTAATCCAATGGTGCAATATTTATTTGTTTCTATTACACCCGAAATCGATACCCCAGAAAAGTTAAAAACCTTTTTTGCGCAAGATCAATTCAAACTAACTCGGTTTATTGGCTTAACAGGTGAAAACAAAAATATTGTAGCGCTTGCCAATCAATTAGGCATTTATATTGCTGATGAAACAGGGATTAATATAGAACATATTGGCCATAGCGGTACTATCTTGCTGGTTAATCCCAAAGGTGAACTCTCTGCCCTCTTCACAACAGCAGAGAACCCACATCGCATTGCACATGATTTTAAAGACTTGATGAGTGTTTATGCACGAAGTTAG
- the cyoE gene encoding heme o synthase, producing the protein MNTAVLSKFPWRDYLTLCKAKVVALMMITAWVGMLLACAPNVFPFKTILCASIGIALCAGSAAAINHLVDRHIDEKMQRTQYRPLVVGKVTVYQAMRFSFVLAVLGLAILILYVNSLTAWLTLGSLIGYAFIYTMYLKKATPQNIVIGGITGALPPLLGQTAITGQVEALGLMLALIIFTWTPPHFWALALFRIKDYENAKLPMLPITHGVAFTKLSILLYTFLLVLVTFLLPVLHLAGTTYTVCMIGLNAGFLYYAYKVFTSSEAIIAWCLFQYSIVYLFALFIILLIEHYLIYFMRSLG; encoded by the coding sequence ATGAACACAGCGGTACTAAGCAAATTTCCTTGGCGAGACTATTTAACGCTGTGCAAAGCCAAAGTAGTCGCTTTAATGATGATCACAGCTTGGGTTGGTATGTTACTCGCCTGTGCACCAAATGTTTTCCCATTTAAAACCATTCTCTGTGCATCCATCGGTATTGCATTATGCGCAGGCAGCGCAGCAGCGATTAACCATCTGGTCGATCGCCATATCGATGAAAAAATGCAACGAACACAGTATCGACCCCTAGTGGTTGGTAAAGTAACCGTCTACCAAGCCATGCGCTTTTCTTTTGTACTTGCCGTTCTTGGACTAGCCATTCTCATCTTATATGTGAACAGTTTAACGGCTTGGTTAACCTTAGGAAGTTTAATAGGATATGCTTTCATCTATACGATGTACCTCAAAAAAGCAACGCCACAAAATATTGTGATTGGTGGCATAACAGGGGCATTGCCACCACTCTTAGGGCAAACTGCAATCACAGGGCAAGTCGAAGCACTAGGCTTAATGCTGGCTTTAATTATCTTCACGTGGACACCCCCTCATTTCTGGGCGCTTGCCTTATTTAGAATTAAAGATTACGAAAATGCCAAGCTCCCCATGCTGCCTATTACGCATGGTGTCGCTTTCACGAAATTATCCATTTTGCTATACACTTTTTTACTTGTCCTTGTCACCTTTTTACTGCCTGTACTTCATTTAGCAGGCACAACCTATACCGTTTGTATGATTGGCCTTAATGCCGGATTCTTATATTACGCCTATAAAGTGTTTACAAGTTCCGAAGCTATCATTGCATGGTGTTTGTTTCAGTACTCGATTGTGTATTTATTTGCGCTGTTTATCATTTTGCTGATAGAACATTACTTAATCTATTTTATGAGAAGCTTAGGATAA
- a CDS encoding COX15/CtaA family protein, whose product MNDAFWLNRLLQISLILSLVVILLGAYTRLKDAGLGCPDWPGCYGQLIAPNSEAALSKANSAFPHLTVEVHKAQTEMLHRYFAGTLGLLILAVGFLSFRARKMIPLPIILPFILIGLVTCQALLGMYTVTMRLNPSIVLLHLLGGFSTLSLLWICWLYMRKKPAPFLFFNSGLSILSLVSLFILILQIILGGWVSTNYSALICPDFPSCQGSWMPETSLASAFPFWDLHRVPDNLSLDARMAIQMFHRLGALITFILLTSLSFCIYKQSATTYDPRAKRWLKRLALVLFILLITQVSLGITNVLALLPISIAVLHNGVAALLLITLITINFTLYHARR is encoded by the coding sequence ATGAACGATGCATTCTGGCTAAATCGACTCTTACAAATCAGCCTTATTTTGAGTTTAGTTGTTATCCTGCTTGGCGCTTATACACGACTAAAAGATGCCGGTTTGGGCTGCCCCGATTGGCCGGGCTGCTATGGACAACTCATTGCGCCGAACAGTGAAGCTGCGCTTTCGAAAGCAAACAGTGCCTTTCCTCATCTAACCGTTGAAGTACATAAAGCACAAACAGAAATGCTGCATCGTTATTTTGCCGGTACTTTAGGGTTATTGATCTTGGCTGTTGGTTTTCTCTCTTTTAGAGCAAGGAAAATGATTCCACTTCCTATTATATTACCCTTTATCCTAATCGGTCTTGTTACATGCCAAGCACTGCTAGGCATGTATACGGTGACCATGCGCCTCAATCCAAGCATTGTACTTCTGCATTTATTAGGTGGCTTTTCAACGCTTTCATTATTGTGGATCTGTTGGCTCTACATGCGCAAAAAACCGGCACCTTTTTTATTTTTTAATTCTGGGCTGAGTATACTGAGTCTTGTTTCACTCTTCATTTTAATCTTACAAATCATTTTAGGGGGTTGGGTGAGCACAAACTACTCAGCGCTTATCTGTCCAGATTTTCCGTCTTGCCAAGGTAGCTGGATGCCAGAAACCTCCCTTGCCAGCGCCTTTCCTTTTTGGGATCTGCATCGAGTGCCAGATAATCTGAGCTTAGACGCCAGAATGGCCATACAGATGTTCCATCGTTTGGGTGCACTCATTACATTTATACTATTAACCTCACTTTCTTTTTGTATCTATAAGCAAAGCGCCACAACCTACGATCCTCGGGCAAAACGCTGGTTAAAGCGCTTAGCTTTGGTTCTATTTATTTTATTAATCACCCAAGTATCATTGGGTATTACTAATGTATTGGCCTTGTTGCCGATCAGCATTGCTGTCTTACATAACGGCGTTGCTGCTTTACTACTGATTACTTTAATCACTATCAATTTCACGCTTTATCATGCTCGGAGATAA
- a CDS encoding SCO family protein: protein MNTSTTPSARKPSSWTVLLLALLFIVPFGLAWYYYQSKDVREFKLVNHGELIRPARDIKNIALVDPSNEAQFLGSELKGSWWIWYVSPNRCQQECHDNLYNIKQMITALGKDSERVSTLFVSLPDCQVQACENYVLEHYPTMKQAHMDSKAFNTFFDGVTEQLDRERVGEIYISDPRGFVMMRYSGEINHQYILKDLKRLLKVSQIG, encoded by the coding sequence ATGAATACCTCAACAACTCCGTCTGCACGCAAACCGTCTTCATGGACTGTGCTGCTCCTGGCTCTGTTGTTTATTGTTCCTTTTGGACTCGCTTGGTACTACTACCAAAGTAAAGATGTGCGTGAATTTAAATTGGTTAATCACGGTGAATTGATTCGCCCCGCCAGAGATATCAAAAATATAGCGCTGGTAGATCCAAGTAATGAAGCCCAATTCTTAGGCAGTGAATTAAAAGGTAGCTGGTGGATATGGTATGTAAGCCCTAATAGATGCCAACAAGAATGCCATGATAACTTATATAACATTAAGCAAATGATTACAGCCCTAGGTAAAGACAGTGAACGTGTCTCTACCTTATTTGTAAGCTTACCCGATTGCCAAGTACAAGCTTGTGAAAACTACGTCCTTGAACACTATCCAACCATGAAGCAAGCACATATGGATAGCAAAGCTTTTAATACTTTTTTCGATGGCGTCACTGAGCAATTGGATAGAGAACGTGTGGGTGAGATCTATATTTCTGATCCACGTGGCTTTGTGATGATGCGATATTCAGGGGAAATCAATCATCAATATATTTTAAAAGACCTCAAGCGATTACTCAAAGTTTCTCAAATTGGGTAG
- a CDS encoding SURF1 family protein has protein sequence MTTFLCVLGTWQLKRGYQKQQLIAAQNNASHSGFITEATLANNTIDRIRYRKIQLEGSFLNEKNFLLDNQTYNGRIGYHVLTPFEINPQTFILVNRGWVPLGTSRQTLPEILHLEGVFTIEGRIEKGYVNPLISSAIETPDIHWPLRIQTLDFELFNKLLNTSVLPAIVMLEAPSEGIFSAIPQSGEWLSPERHFGYAFQWYSLAGLLLLLTLITFWRSKKL, from the coding sequence ATGACTACATTCTTATGCGTCTTAGGTACATGGCAGCTTAAGCGTGGTTATCAAAAACAGCAACTCATTGCGGCTCAAAATAATGCCTCGCATTCTGGATTTATTACAGAAGCTACCTTAGCAAACAATACCATTGATAGGATTCGCTATCGAAAAATACAACTAGAAGGCAGCTTTCTTAATGAAAAAAACTTTCTGTTAGATAACCAAACATATAATGGCAGAATAGGCTATCATGTCCTTACACCTTTTGAAATCAACCCGCAGACTTTTATACTCGTCAATAGAGGATGGGTTCCACTGGGAACATCACGCCAAACACTACCAGAGATTCTTCATTTAGAAGGTGTGTTTACAATTGAAGGCCGGATAGAAAAAGGATATGTTAACCCTCTCATTTCTAGTGCTATAGAAACGCCAGATATACATTGGCCTTTAAGAATACAAACACTAGATTTTGAGTTGTTTAATAAACTTTTAAATACTTCGGTGCTACCAGCCATTGTGATGCTGGAAGCACCCTCTGAAGGAATATTTTCAGCAATCCCTCAAAGTGGCGAATGGCTTAGCCCAGAGCGACACTTTGGCTATGCTTTTCAGTGGTATAGTTTAGCTGGTCTATTATTGTTGCTTACTTTAATCACTTTTTGGAGATCCAAAAAACTATGA
- a CDS encoding DUF2909 domain-containing protein, whose product MNTHFIFQILIYLFLLSIAITLVTGLYYIVNPSKRPERVAQALTTRISMSIGLLLIISFAIFMGWFQPMSLLTMPKVPLESNIQTQRDLTKQNLQNASTRPQLQNQNDA is encoded by the coding sequence ATGAACACGCATTTCATTTTTCAGATATTAATTTATTTGTTTTTACTGAGTATCGCGATTACTTTGGTTACAGGATTATATTACATCGTTAATCCATCTAAGAGGCCTGAACGGGTAGCACAAGCACTCACTACCCGTATTAGTATGTCAATAGGCTTATTATTGATTATTAGCTTTGCTATTTTCATGGGCTGGTTTCAGCCCATGAGTTTGCTTACGATGCCCAAGGTCCCGTTGGAATCAAATATACAAACACAAAGAGACCTAACCAAACAAAATCTACAAAATGCCAGTACCAGGCCACAGCTTCAAAACCAAAATGATGCTTAG
- a CDS encoding cytochrome c oxidase subunit 3: MKEADQYYVPEGSAWPIKTSIGLALMFIGIANLLHDNTFGHYFFLLGSLMIAWTMYGWFSDVVKESLTGLHNAQMDKSYRWGMIWFIFSEVMFFGAFFGALFYATQLAIPWLSSGETHQQIWPNFQQHWPLLNNPDPKLFTGPKHPMGWWPLPFINTALLLTSGATLTWAHWGLLKNKRGHLTLGLFLTIALGIAFIACQAIEYVEAYEDLHLTLASGIYGSTFFMLTGFHGAHVTIGTIMLIIIFLRSRKGHFSPKHHFGFEAVAWYWHFVDFVWLGLFVFVYLIPTGPWAS, from the coding sequence ATGAAAGAGGCTGATCAATATTATGTCCCAGAAGGGAGCGCTTGGCCTATTAAGACATCAATTGGCCTTGCGTTAATGTTTATAGGGATAGCAAATTTATTACATGATAATACATTTGGTCATTATTTTTTTCTCTTGGGTTCACTCATGATTGCGTGGACAATGTATGGCTGGTTTAGTGACGTTGTAAAAGAAAGTTTAACTGGACTTCATAACGCACAAATGGATAAATCATACCGCTGGGGCATGATCTGGTTTATTTTCTCTGAGGTCATGTTCTTTGGTGCCTTTTTTGGCGCCTTGTTTTATGCAACACAACTAGCCATTCCGTGGTTATCTTCTGGAGAAACACATCAACAAATATGGCCAAATTTCCAGCAACATTGGCCTCTTTTAAATAATCCTGATCCAAAACTATTTACTGGCCCTAAGCACCCAATGGGATGGTGGCCTTTACCCTTTATTAATACCGCACTTTTACTCACCAGTGGCGCAACACTTACATGGGCGCATTGGGGGTTACTAAAAAACAAACGTGGCCATTTAACATTAGGTTTGTTTTTAACCATTGCTTTAGGGATAGCATTTATAGCATGCCAAGCCATTGAATATGTTGAAGCATACGAAGATTTACACCTTACGCTTGCGTCTGGTATATATGGCTCAACCTTCTTTATGTTGACAGGTTTTCATGGCGCACATGTGACCATCGGCACCATTATGTTAATCATTATCTTCTTAAGAAGTCGCAAGGGTCATTTTAGTCCTAAGCATCATTTTGGTTTTGAAGCTGTGGCCTGGTACTGGCATTTTGTAGATTTTGTTTGGTTAGGTCTCTTTGTGTTTGTATATTTGATTCCAACGGGACCTTGGGCATCGTAA
- a CDS encoding cytochrome c oxidase assembly protein: MITKKLRKHLIIMAFAVIAMFAFCYALVPLYNVFCQVTGLNGKTTDKPQPLIRTVDQNRNVTIELLSMTNQNTAAEFEPGDKKFTLHPGEYVQTHFRVKNLTSRPMVVQAIPSVSPNIAANHIKKIECFCFQKQYLAANEEVELSLKFTIDPALSHKINQLSLAYTLFDITDKEEKNERG, translated from the coding sequence ATGATAACAAAAAAATTACGCAAGCATCTTATCATCATGGCGTTCGCAGTGATCGCCATGTTTGCTTTTTGCTATGCATTGGTTCCTTTATACAATGTATTTTGCCAAGTCACAGGCTTAAACGGTAAGACTACTGATAAACCGCAGCCGTTGATTCGCACCGTTGATCAAAACAGAAATGTAACGATTGAATTGCTCAGCATGACAAATCAAAATACAGCAGCAGAATTTGAACCAGGCGATAAGAAATTTACGCTCCATCCTGGTGAATATGTTCAAACACATTTTAGAGTTAAAAATCTAACCAGTCGTCCAATGGTTGTCCAGGCAATTCCCAGCGTAAGCCCTAATATTGCTGCCAACCACATCAAAAAGATTGAATGCTTTTGCTTTCAAAAACAATATTTAGCGGCAAATGAAGAAGTTGAATTAAGCTTAAAGTTTACAATTGATCCGGCCTTGTCTCATAAAATTAATCAATTGAGCTTGGCATATACTTTATTTGATATTACCGACAAAGAGGAAAAGAATGAAAGAGGCTGA